In Pseudomonas glycinae, the DNA window CAACGCCAGCGCATTGCCATTGCCCGGGTGATGCTCAAGAACGCGCCGATCCTTCTACTGGACGAAGCGACAAGCGCCCTGGATTCCGAAGTCGAAGTCGCCATCCAGGAAAGCCTCGATGAAATGATGCAGGGCAAGACCGTGATCGCGATTGCGCATCGACTGTCGACGATTGCGGCGATGGATCGACTGATTGTCATGGATGAAGGGCGCATCATCGAGCAAGGCACCCACACCGAACTGCTGGCCAAGAACGGTACCTATGCGCGGCTTTGGCAGCATCAGAGTGGCGGGTTTCTGGGTGAGGATCAGGGACTGACTGAGGCGATGGATCAGGCGTAATCCGTGCTGCCCCGGTGTTGCCGGGGCAGACGACGAGGGCTCAGACGCTCGGGTGGGTGTGGTAGATCTTGCTGACGATCGTCCACTTGCCGTCCACCTTCAGCAGGTTGAAGAAGTCGGTGAAATGGAACCCCGACACGTTGTCGGTATCGACCCGGGCACTCGCAGCCGTGCCGACGATATCGATGCGAACGATCGCGGCTTCGGCTTCGGGGGATGGACGGAACGCGCTGTCGATGACGTCATACAGATTCTGGATCGCGCCGCCGACGAGCTTGCCGTCGTCAACCCCGAACATGGTCGCCTGCGCATTGAACGCGGGCTTCATCAAGGCGCTGTCAGCCTTTGCTCCACCTTCGTTGTACTGGCTGAGCACTTCGACGATTGCGTTGTATTCCTGCACGTAAGTTGGATGGCTCATGATGAACTCCTGTTTGCTGTGAATGTTTTTTCAATCAAGCCGCCCTGCGCCGATCCAGCACAGGGCGCACACATCAATGGTCAGCCGTTGGCCAGTCGGTGTAGCCCTTGGCGCCGCCGCCGTAGTAGCTCTCGCGTGGTGCGATGGTCAGTTCGGTGCCCCGACGCAGGCGCTCCACGAGGTCGGGGTTGGAAATGAACAGGCGCCCGAACGCCACCGCGTCAATCCGGCCCTGCGCCCGGCGCTCCAGTGCCATCTCGAGGTCGTAGTTGTTATTGCCGATGAAGGGGCCTTCGAACTGCGCGCTCAATGCATCCAGATCAACGCCATCAGGAACCGTGCGCGAGGTCGCGGTGGCGCCTTCGACGAAGTGCAGATAGGCCAGATTGAGCCGGTTGAGCTGCTGAATCAGATATCCGTAGGTCGTCATGACATTGCTGTCGGGAGGTGTGTTTCCGGCATCGGGCGTGACCGGCGAAAGACGAATGCCAACGCGGTCACTGCCCCAGATCGAAATCACCGTTTCAGTGACTTCAAGCGTCAGTCGGGCGCGGTTCTCAATGGTGCCGCCATACCGGTCAGTGCGCTGATTGGTCGAGTCACGCAGAAACTGGTCGAGCAGATAGCTGTTCGCCGAATGAACCTCCACGCCATCGAAACCGGCACGTCTGGCATTTTCAGCGGCGCGCTTGTATTGCTCGATGATGCCGGGAATCTCCGACGTCTCCAGCGCCCGGGGCATCGACACTTCGACAAAGCCGTTCTCGGTGTAGGTGCTGCCTTCTGCCTTGATCGCCGAGGGCGCAACGGGAGCGGCGCGGTCGGGCTGCAACTCGACGCTGGAAAAACGCCCCACGTGCCACAGCTGGCTGACAATCCTGCCACCTGCGGCATGGACGGCGTCCGTGACTTTTTTCCACCCCGCCACCTGCGCGTCCGACCAGATCCCCGGCGTCATGGCGTAGCCACGCCCCTGCGCCGAAATGTTTGTCGCTTCGGCAATGATCAAGCCGGCACTCGCGCGCTGTGCGTAGTAAGTAGCGTGCAACTCGTTCGGAACGCCGTCTTCAGCCATCCGGCTGCGGGTCACGGGCGCCATGACAATCCGGTTGGCCAATTGCAGGGCGCCCATTTGCATGGGAGAAAAAAGATCCGTATTGCGACTGTTATCAATCATGTTGCATACCTTCAATATCAGACCGGTCGTCTAGTAACTTGATGAAAAAAATCGCCTGTACATCAGCAGGCGTTTACTCGTGCAGCGCCGTCGGTGCTCCTTGTGATCGTCAGGCCTTTTGTACGTCCGGGCGGGTGCGCGAAGGCTCAAGAGTCACCCTCTCCCATTTGGCGATCACCAGGGGCGCGATCGCATTGCCCAACACATTCAGGGTGGTGGTGCCGCTGTCGATAATCCTGAAGATGCCGGCGATCAGTGCCACGCCCTCCAGCGGAAGACCGGCAGACGCCAACGTGGCCGACAGGATGACGATGGCGAATCCAGGCACCCCGGCAGCACCTTTGGAGGTCAGCACCATGGTCACCACCAGCAGGATTTCCTGAGAAAGCGACAGATCGATTCCATAAAGCTGGGCGATAAAGATTGTCGCCACCCCGAGGAAGATCGACGCGCCATCGAGGTTGAACGCGTACCCCACTGGCACCACAAAACTGACAATGCGCCGCGGTACGCCGTAGTTCTCCAGCTTGCTCATCAACTGCGGCATGACCGCTGCGGAGGCAGCACTGGAGAACGCAAGAATCAACTCGTCGCGGAAATACCTGATCAACTTGAAGATGTTCTCGCCGATCAGGTAACTGATTCCTCCGAGCACTACCAATGCGAAGACGATCAGCGCCAGATAAACCACACCAATCAACTTGAGCAGGGGCAACAACGAGGCAAAACCGAAGGTCGCGACGGTCGCACCGATCATGCCGAACACCCCTATCGGGGCATAGGCCATGACGATCGAGACGATCCTGAACATCGCATCCGAAATGCCTTGGACCAGCGCAACCACAGGTGCACTTTTCTCCCTGGGCAATGCGTTGAGCGCGACACCGAACAACACCGCGAAGAACAGCACCGACAGCAGCTTCGCCTCGGACATCGCCACCAGAACGTTATCCGGAACGATGTTTTGCATAATCACGAGCGCGCCCTTCGAAGGCTCCATCGTGACGGCGGCAGCACCGTGCGCGATGCCCGAAATATCGGTGCCCGTACCGGGTTCGAAGAGGTTCGCGAAACACAGGCCGATCACGATGGCCAGGCCGGTGATCGCAAAGAAATAGCCCAGCGACTTGATGCCCATCCGGCCGAACGACTTGTTATCCCCGCCACCGGCGATACCCAGGATCATGCAACAGAACACGATGGGCACGACCACCATCTTCATCATCTTGATGAAGATATCGCCAAGTGGTTTCAGGATCTCCGCACTGACCCACGACTGATACTGCGGATGGGTGTTGAAGTACCAACCAACGAGCACGCCAAGCAACAGCCCGGCAACGATTTGCCACACCAGGGGAATACGTTTCATGTCTAGCCTTCTTGTTGGAATGAAAGGACTGCATCAATTCGGCAGTTGCTAGAGTCATGAGCTTCCAGCTCATTTGAGATCAAATGGCACAACGCCGTTGTGCCATTGCGTTTCTTACTTGGCGAAGAGCTGGCTCATATCCTTGAAGGCCTTGAATTCGAGGGCATTGCCGCAAGGGTCGAACAGGAACATCGTGGCTTGCTCGCCAACCTGTCCTTTGAATCGAATGTAAGGTTCGATCACAAATTCGGTACCGAAAGACTTGAGGCGCTCTGCCAGCGCTTCCCACTCTTCCCATCCCAGGATGATGCCGAAATGAGGAACAGGAACGTCGTGCCCGTCGACCGGGTTGCTGTGAACGCTTTCCTGAGACGCGGTTTTCGGGTGTTCGTGAATCACCAGTTGATGCCCGTAAAAGTTGAAATCGACCCATTGGTTACTGGAACGACCCTCTTCCAGGCCAAAGACCTCACCGTAAAAAGTGCGGGCTGCAGCAAGGTTGTAAACGGGGATGGCGAGGTGGAATGGCGAAAGGCTCATCAGGACTCCAATACGGTTTTTGTGGTTGGTGAGCACATCGTAGGGCGACACTGACAGCAAAAAAATCAATATATATTTCTCAGAAACACAACTAATATTTGTGAATGATCAAAGAACTCAAGACCCTCATTGCCGTCGCCCGGGAAGGCACTTTCGCGGCTGCCGGCAACCGGATAGGCCTCACCCAGGCGGCGGTGAGCGCCCAGATTCAACGTCTGGAAGCCGAGCTCGGCTTTGAAATATTCGACAGAAAAGGACGCACGGCCCACCTCAACAGGATGGGCCAGCAAGTCCTGCTTCAGGCGCAGGAGCTGCTTCGTCTTTACGACAACCTGGGATCGACCACCGTCGGTCTTTCCACCCGCATTCTGGTCAACGTCGGCGCAATCGCCTCTGTCCAGCGATCGTTTCTCCCGGACGCACTCGCCAGGTTTCACCAACAGTGCCCGGAATGCCGAACGCGTGTCGTGCCCGGCCTTTCCATGGAGCTGGTGAACCTGGTGGACACCGGCGAAATCGACGTGGCAGCGATCATTCGGCCACCCTTCTCGCTTCAAAGCGATCTGCGCTGGACCACACTGGCGCTTGAACCCTACCGTCTGATCGTGCCCAAGGACGTACCGGGAGAAGACTGGATCGAACTGCTCTCAAGTCTGCCGTTCATTCGCTATGACCGCTCTTCATTCGGCGGCAGGCAGGTCGATCGTTTCCTGCGACAGATGCATTTCACTTTGCGTGAAGTCTCTGAGCTGGATGAGCTGGAGGCCATTATCAGGCTGGTGGAAAATGGCGTAGGGGTCGCGCTTGTGCCGCAGACGGCCACCCATCAGCAATGGCCGTCAGGTGTGCGGGCGCTTGATCTCGGCCAACACACGTTCCATCGTGATATCGGACTGGTGCACAGGCCTCGGCGAAGTTTCACCGAGCCTGTCAGGAAATTGGCTGAACTTATTCTCGAGCAATTCAAGGTGGCGGCTGAGTGAGGGTCGATGGCTCACCCCTCAACAAGCCGCCCCGCAACCCACGCACGACTATACCCAAGCACCCTCCCCGCCAACCCCAGCGGAAAATGAATCACCCCATGTGCGGTTTCCGGCAACAGATGCACCTCCACTTCCGCCGCCCTGCCCCAACGCTCAGCCAACTCAAGCGTGTCATCCCTGAGCGGATCCAGTTGCGCAGCAAACATCAACGCTGGCGGAAAACCGGTGAAGTCACCGTACAGCGGTGACAACGGCGCCTGCCGGCGTTCTTCATCGTTCAATCCCGGCGTGAGCATTTGCAGCGCTTCAACCATTCCCGGCCCGTCCAGCAGCAAGGTATCGGGCCCGGCGTTGCGTACGCTGGGGGTTCCGGTCAGGTCATAGACGCCGTAATACAGCAGCGCCCCGCTCACCCGTTCGAGCAGGTCCGGCCACTGTTTGAGTTGCAACAGGGTCGCGACGGCGAGGTGGCCGCCTGCCGACTCGCCCACGACGATGACGGGCAGGTTCGCAAACTCGCGGCAGTCATCGCTCAGCAGCCAGCGGGCCGCTGTGAGGCAGTCCTGCATGGCGCCCTCGATCGGAGTCGAGACCACAAGCCGATAGTCGACCGAGACCACTGCCACGTCGCAGGCTTTCACCATGGCGATATTGAGGGGGTCGTTCATCTGCGCGTTGCCGATGACCCAGCCTCCACCATGAATATCCAGCACCACACCTTTGGCCTTTGTCTTTGGCCGAATAATCCGCACCGGCACTGATGCGCCGTCGACACCCACCACTTTTCGTTCAGCCTCGAGCCCGTGCTTGAGCAACTTTCTTGCGCCGCCCAATTGGCTTAGCCGCAACAGCAACTGAATCGCCCGTGGCGTGATGCGATTGCGGATGCGAAAGCGCGGCAGCCGGGCAAGCTTGCGGTTGAACGCGCGCAATTGCGCCAACTCGTTATCGTCTGCGGGCCAGTCCATTGATTTCTTCATTTCGTCCTCTTTATTCGCGAGCGTTGCGCAGAATGGAAAAATATCAGCACATTGGATCTGTTGCTGCCTGAATGCCCGGAGCAACGCAAAAAGCTCTTTGGCCGTTTGTCGCCCCGTTGATAGGAATAGGCAATGATCAAAGACAAACCGACATAGGTGAGTGTTCCTTCGATGGATACCATGAGCTGAAACCGCATTCACGGGAGCCCTTCATGACCACCACCAAAACCCTCTTCATCACCGGCGTCAGCAGCGGCTTCGGCCACGCGCTGGCCAAAGAAGCGCTGGCTGCCGGCCACCGCGTCATCGGCACCGTTCGCAACGAAGCCGACCTGCAAGCCTTTCAGGCACTGTCCATCGACAACGCGTACGGCGTGCTGCTGGACGTCACGGACTTCGACCGCATCGAAGGCGTCGTGGCGACTGTCGAAGCGACCCACGGCCCGGTGGATGTGCTGGTCAACAACGCCGGCTACGGTCACGAAGGCATTTTCGAAGAATCGCCGCTGGAGGACATGCGCCGCCAGTTCGACGTGAATGTGTTCGGCGCGGTCGCGGTGACCAAGGCGTTTGTGCCGTTCTTTCGCCAGCGGCGGGCGGGTCATATTCTCAATATCACCTCGATGGGCGGCACAATCACCATGCCGGGTATCGCGTACTACTGTGGCAGCAAGTTTGCGCTCGAAGGCATCTCCGATACCCTGAGCAAGGAGCTGGCGCCGTTCAATATCTTCGTGACCGCCGTCGCACCGGGTTCATTTCGGACCGACTGGGCCGGCCGTTCGATGCAGCGCACGCCCCGCAGCATCGCCGACTATGACGCCAGCTTCGATCCGGTGCGCAAGGCGCGCGAAGACAAGAGCGGCAAGCAGCTCGGCGATCCGCGCAAAGCGGCGCAGGCGATGTTGCAGATCATCGCCAGCCCTGCTCCACCGGCGCATCTGTTGCTCGGCAGCGATGCATTGAGCCTGGTGCGCGACAAGCTGAAACGCGCCGCCAGCGAGATCGATCAATGGGAAACGCTGACCCGTTCCACCGACCATTGAGCGGCCCACAGAGAGAACCCGATGAAACAGGCCGACCCAAGCACTTCGCGCATGGTGCAGCTCATGGAAACGCTGGCACCGGTCGAGGGCTACAACCTCAGCGCGCTGGAGGGCGTGCGCTTCCTGCGCTCGAACCGGCCACTGACCCGCACGCCGGTGCTGTACGACCCCGGCATCGTGATTCTCTGTCAGGGCCAGAAGCGCGGGTATCTGGGCGATGACGTCTACGTGTATGACGCCCAGCATTACCTGGTGGTGTCGGTTCCGATCCCCTTCACTATGGAGACCGATGCCTCTGAGGACGAGCCGATGCTTGCGATCTATATGCAACTCGATTTCCAGGTGGCCAGCGAGTTGATGCCGCAGGTGGATGAGATTCACGGCCCGAGTGATGCGCTACCCAAGGGCATGTTCGCCTCGCCGATGGACGACCGCCTGCGCGCATCAACGCTGCGCTTTCTCGAAGCCATGAACATTGCGGGTGAGGCGCAGATATTGGGGCCGTCGCTGTTGCGGGAAATCTATTACCGCATCCTGACCGGCGAACAAGGCGGCTCGATGCGCGCCGCACTCAATCGACAGGGACACTTCGGCAAGGTGACGCGGGCGATCCGCAAGATCCACAGCAGCTATCAGGAGCGTCTGGACGTCGAGCAACTGGCGCGCGAGGCGAGCATGAGCGTGCCCAGTTTTCACCTGCATTTTCGCAGTGTGACGGACGCCTCTCCCATGCAATACCTGAAATCGACGCGCCTGCATCAGGCGCGACTTTTGATGTTGCGCCATGCCATGACTGCCTCAGCGGCGGCATTCAGCGTCGGCTATGAAAGCGCTTCGCAGTTCAGTCGCGAGTTCAAACGCTTCTTCGGCCGAACGCCGCAAGCGGAGATCGAGTGGATGAAGGCAACGTATGCGTTGCCTGCGCCGTCGTCGGCCTCTGTTTATGTTTCGTCGCATTAGCCGATCAGGTATCTACAGGTGACTGCGGGGTGTCCGGGTCCAGTTGCCGACGGCGGAACTGTCCAGGTGGCTGTCCGTGGATCTGGCGAAACCGTCGGGAGAAATAAGCTTCATCCGCAAACCCACACAGCCTCGCCACCTCGCCCACTGGCCGGGTTCCATTGAGCAGGTAATTGCGCGCCGCGTGCATTCTGCGTTCCAGCACCAGCTCGGTGAAGGTCTTGCCGATTTCCTTGCGCAGCCAGTGCGTGAGGTAAGTCGGTGACAGGTAGGTCGCCGCCGCCACCTTGATCAGATTGAGATCGGGGTCGGCAATGTTCTTGCGCAGATACTCGAACATCCGGCTCAGCGCATCCCGCCGACTGGCTTGCGCGGCATTCTCTTCTGCCAGGCGCTTGAGCGGTTCGGCATACAGGACGCACACCTTGCCCACCAGTTGCAGCAGCAATCCCTTGAGCACTTCGCGTGTACCGAACTGACGATTCTCGTCCAGGCCGCGCATCTGTTCGATCAAGCCACAGACCTCGTTGAAGTCCTCATCCCCCAGTATGAAATCCAGATGCTCCTGAAAGCGGAACGGCGACAGTTCGGGCGCCAGGAGAATTGATACCTCCTCCAGATCCATCGGGTCGCACTGCAAATGCGGCAGCAGAAAGGTCTGGGAAAAGTTGATCACCATGAAGTTGCTGTCCGCCGGATGCGGGATCACGTGCACGCGGTGCGGCAGGATGAATGCCAGCGCGTTACGCGGAAATGGACGAACCGCGTTGCCAATGTGCTGCACCGTGTCGCCGCCGAGGTTGATCTGGATCTGGAAGTATTCGTGTCGATGCGGGCTGGTCTCGGCGCGGCGACCTTTCTTGTCACGAATATAGAAGTCCATCATCTCGCTGCGTTGCTGCATGACGTAGGTGGGCACACGGCATTGTGACGTCATTTCTTGAGAATCCTCGACAGGTACTCGGGCAGGTTTTCCTGGCGTTGCCGAGTAATCGGCGTGGCTCATCTTGAAGGTTCGGCGCCAGCCCTTCAAGCAGTCATACGATGACATCAAGCTCAGTGGATTTTCTCCACCTCCATTACCGATGATGCCTGTCCAAAAAAACAGACCGGACAGTCATTGTTTTTTCCATTTAAAAACAGATAGATAGAAATCAAATCAGAGCGCATCTTAAAAGTCCACTGTGTGGTTTTTTTTGGACAGGTTTATCCGACGCGCCCTTCTCCGGAAAAAATGATCTAACACCTTGATTGATTTCAAGAGGTTGTACGACCACTGTATTTCCCATGCAGCCCAACCTCATTCAAAAACAAAAAAGGTGCGCACGTCATGAATCTGCAATTGCTCCCCGCCGCCCCTCCCCACCCTTTACCGACGATGCCAGCCGGAAGACGTAGCTGAACGTCTGACCCTGGCCGTTTTTGCCATTGGTTTCAACTTCGATTGCCTTGCCCCCGAACAGCGGGCAAAGGCGTCGGCTGTCCGCAAACAACTCGACACTTCTAACAATAACGAGGTCCACTCATGTCGAATTCACACACCTCCCCCACCACCGCCCCGCCGTTGATTGCCGGCGACAGGGACGCCATCTCTTCCCGGCGGCTGCCGACACGACGGCGCTGGTTCATGCTCTCGCTGCTGCTGATTGCGACGATCATCAACTACATCGACCGGGTGAACATCTCGATTGCCGCTCCGTTCATGGCCAAGGACCTGGGCCTGGACAAGATTGAAATGGGGCTGATCTTCTCCGCCTTTGCCTGGACCTACGCACTGGCGCTGGTGCCGGCCGGGTTTATCGCCGACCGCTTCGGCTCACGCTTCACCTATGGGGTTTCACTGATCAGTTGGTCGACCGTCACCGTATTTCAAGGCTTCGCCACGGGATTCGCTTCGCTGTTCGGCCTGCGTCTGGCCGTCGGGGCGATGGAAGCGCCAGCGTTTCCGGCCAACAGCCGTGCGGTGACCGTATGGTTTCCGGCGCGGGAACGGGGCATGGCCAGCAGCATTTACGTCTGCGGGCAGTACCTGGGAACGGCATTGTTTACCGGTGCCTTGCTGTGGCTGGCCACAACCTTTGACTGGCGCCATGTGTTCTACAGCACCGGCGCGCTCGGGATCGTCTTCGGTGTGCTGTGGCTGTATCTGTATCGCGATCCGCTGAACTGCAAGAAGGTCAGCAAAGAAGAGTTGAAATACATCGAGGCCGGTGGCGGACTGGTCAAGAGCAGCCAGGAACGCACTCGTTTCAACTGGCGGCAGATCGCCGAGCTGTTCAGCTATCGCCAGGTCTGGGCCATTTGTATCGGCAAGTTCGCCAGTACATCGGCGCTGTACTTCTTCCTCACCTGGTTCCCCACCTACCTGATCGAAGAACGCCATCTGACCACGATCAAGGCCGGGATCTTTGCCGTGATGCCCTTCGTGGGCGCAACGGTCGGCATCCTGCTCGCCGGCATCGTGTCCGACCTGCTGATCCGTCGTGGTTATTCAATGTCTTTCGCCCGGAAACTGCCGCTGGTGGTCGGGTCGATGCTGGGTATGTCGATCGTGCTGGTGAATTTCACCGACTCGAACGTCATCTGCATCGCCGTGTTGACCATTGCCTTTTTCGCTCAGGGCATCGCGTCGTCCTCGTGGGCGGCGGTGTCGGAGGTGGCGCCCAAGGAACTGATCGGGCTGACCGGCGGAATCACCAGCCTGGCCGCGAACATCGGCGGCATCGTCACTCCGATCGTGATCGGCGCCATCGTCCACGCCACCGGCTCGTTCGCCTGGGCGTTCTGGTTCATCGGTGCCGTTGCGCTGATCGGCACCCTCTCCTATTCCTTGCTGCTCGGTCGCCTGTACCGCATCGAGTTGAAAACGCGCTGAAGCCAGAACAACCGGTTTCTCCAATTTGAGGCGGCTTTCGTCCAACTTCGCCAGCGATTGCCGCCGTACGCTTACCTTTCACACAGGACTTGCAGCAGGATGAACATGACCGAATACGTCTTTACCCCGGATCTGCCAGTGACCTTGCCGGTTGTCGGCAGCGAACAACGCTTTCCCGTCGGACGCGTGTTCTGCGTCGGCCGCAACTACCCGTGGCCGGACACCCTGGGCCAGCCGCGCCAGCCGCCGGTGTTTTTCATGAAGCCGGCAAGCTGCGTGTTAGACGCCGTCGGTGAAGTGACCTTCCCGTCACTGACCGAAGAGTTTGCCCATGAAATCGAGCTGGTCGTGGCCATCGGCGAAGGCGGCGCGCAGATCCCCGAAAGCCAGGCGCTGGCCTATGTCTGGGGGTACGCCGCCGGACTGGACCTGACCCGCCGTGACGTACAGCGACTGGCCAAGCGCGACGGTTTGCCATGGGAAGGTGCCAAGGTGTTTGACGGCGCCGCACCGATGACCGCCATTGTGCCGGTCACTCGGACCGGTCGGCTCGAAGGGGAATTATGGTTGAGCGTGAACGGTGAAGAACGCCAGCGCGATCGACTCGACAGCCAGATCTGGTCGGTGAGTGAAGTCATCAGCCGCATCTCGCAATCCGTCACGCTCAAGGCCGGCGATCTGATCATGACCGGCAGCCCCGCCGGCGTCGATGTCTTGCAACCCGGCGACGTCATCAGCGCCGGGATCGACGGCATCGGCCAACTCGAAATGCGCGTCGGCCCCCGGTCTTGAGTCTGGCCTTAAGTGATTGGAAAAAAGGAGAACAACAAGATGTCTGACACTCAACCCTTGAAAGTTGCCCTGGTGACCGGCGCCGGTAGCGGAATCGGCCGTTCCGTGGCCTTGGGCCTGCTGGCCGACGGATACACACTGGTATTGGCCGGACGCCGCCCCGAACCCTTGCAGGCGTTGGTCGATCTGGCGGCCAGCGAAGGAAACGAAGCGCTGGCGGTGCCCACCGATGTACGCGACCCGGCCAGTGTCGATCAGCTGTTTGCAACCATTGCCGAAGTCTATGGACGCCTGGATGTGGTCTTCAACAACGCCGGGGTCAATGCCCCCGCCGTGCCGCTGGATGAGCTGACGTTCGAGCAGTGGCGAAATGTGATCGACACCAACCTCAACGGTGTTTTTCTCTGCGCTCGAGGAGCGTTCGGACTCATGCGCCGGCAGCAGCCACAGGGCGGGCGCATCATCAACAACGGTTCGATTTCGGCGCACACCCCGCGTCCTTTCAGCAGCGCGTACACCGCCAGCAAACACGCGGTGCTGGG includes these proteins:
- a CDS encoding nuclear transport factor 2 family protein, producing MSHPTYVQEYNAIVEVLSQYNEGGAKADSALMKPAFNAQATMFGVDDGKLVGGAIQNLYDVIDSAFRPSPEAEAAIVRIDIVGTAASARVDTDNVSGFHFTDFFNLLKVDGKWTIVSKIYHTHPSV
- a CDS encoding alkene reductase, producing the protein MIDNSRNTDLFSPMQMGALQLANRIVMAPVTRSRMAEDGVPNELHATYYAQRASAGLIIAEATNISAQGRGYAMTPGIWSDAQVAGWKKVTDAVHAAGGRIVSQLWHVGRFSSVELQPDRAAPVAPSAIKAEGSTYTENGFVEVSMPRALETSEIPGIIEQYKRAAENARRAGFDGVEVHSANSYLLDQFLRDSTNQRTDRYGGTIENRARLTLEVTETVISIWGSDRVGIRLSPVTPDAGNTPPDSNVMTTYGYLIQQLNRLNLAYLHFVEGATATSRTVPDGVDLDALSAQFEGPFIGNNNYDLEMALERRAQGRIDAVAFGRLFISNPDLVERLRRGTELTIAPRESYYGGGAKGYTDWPTADH
- a CDS encoding cation:dicarboxylate symporter family transporter, with the translated sequence MKRIPLVWQIVAGLLLGVLVGWYFNTHPQYQSWVSAEILKPLGDIFIKMMKMVVVPIVFCCMILGIAGGGDNKSFGRMGIKSLGYFFAITGLAIVIGLCFANLFEPGTGTDISGIAHGAAAVTMEPSKGALVIMQNIVPDNVLVAMSEAKLLSVLFFAVLFGVALNALPREKSAPVVALVQGISDAMFRIVSIVMAYAPIGVFGMIGATVATFGFASLLPLLKLIGVVYLALIVFALVVLGGISYLIGENIFKLIRYFRDELILAFSSAASAAVMPQLMSKLENYGVPRRIVSFVVPVGYAFNLDGASIFLGVATIFIAQLYGIDLSLSQEILLVVTMVLTSKGAAGVPGFAIVILSATLASAGLPLEGVALIAGIFRIIDSGTTTLNVLGNAIAPLVIAKWERVTLEPSRTRPDVQKA
- a CDS encoding VOC family protein — its product is MSLSPFHLAIPVYNLAAARTFYGEVFGLEEGRSSNQWVDFNFYGHQLVIHEHPKTASQESVHSNPVDGHDVPVPHFGIILGWEEWEALAERLKSFGTEFVIEPYIRFKGQVGEQATMFLFDPCGNALEFKAFKDMSQLFAK
- a CDS encoding LysR substrate-binding domain-containing protein, which encodes MIKELKTLIAVAREGTFAAAGNRIGLTQAAVSAQIQRLEAELGFEIFDRKGRTAHLNRMGQQVLLQAQELLRLYDNLGSTTVGLSTRILVNVGAIASVQRSFLPDALARFHQQCPECRTRVVPGLSMELVNLVDTGEIDVAAIIRPPFSLQSDLRWTTLALEPYRLIVPKDVPGEDWIELLSSLPFIRYDRSSFGGRQVDRFLRQMHFTLREVSELDELEAIIRLVENGVGVALVPQTATHQQWPSGVRALDLGQHTFHRDIGLVHRPRRSFTEPVRKLAELILEQFKVAAE
- a CDS encoding alpha/beta hydrolase, coding for MKKSMDWPADDNELAQLRAFNRKLARLPRFRIRNRITPRAIQLLLRLSQLGGARKLLKHGLEAERKVVGVDGASVPVRIIRPKTKAKGVVLDIHGGGWVIGNAQMNDPLNIAMVKACDVAVVSVDYRLVVSTPIEGAMQDCLTAARWLLSDDCREFANLPVIVVGESAGGHLAVATLLQLKQWPDLLERVSGALLYYGVYDLTGTPSVRNAGPDTLLLDGPGMVEALQMLTPGLNDEERRQAPLSPLYGDFTGFPPALMFAAQLDPLRDDTLELAERWGRAAEVEVHLLPETAHGVIHFPLGLAGRVLGYSRAWVAGRLVEG
- a CDS encoding oxidoreductase, coding for MTTTKTLFITGVSSGFGHALAKEALAAGHRVIGTVRNEADLQAFQALSIDNAYGVLLDVTDFDRIEGVVATVEATHGPVDVLVNNAGYGHEGIFEESPLEDMRRQFDVNVFGAVAVTKAFVPFFRQRRAGHILNITSMGGTITMPGIAYYCGSKFALEGISDTLSKELAPFNIFVTAVAPGSFRTDWAGRSMQRTPRSIADYDASFDPVRKAREDKSGKQLGDPRKAAQAMLQIIASPAPPAHLLLGSDALSLVRDKLKRAASEIDQWETLTRSTDH
- a CDS encoding AraC family transcriptional regulator is translated as MKQADPSTSRMVQLMETLAPVEGYNLSALEGVRFLRSNRPLTRTPVLYDPGIVILCQGQKRGYLGDDVYVYDAQHYLVVSVPIPFTMETDASEDEPMLAIYMQLDFQVASELMPQVDEIHGPSDALPKGMFASPMDDRLRASTLRFLEAMNIAGEAQILGPSLLREIYYRILTGEQGGSMRAALNRQGHFGKVTRAIRKIHSSYQERLDVEQLAREASMSVPSFHLHFRSVTDASPMQYLKSTRLHQARLLMLRHAMTASAAAFSVGYESASQFSREFKRFFGRTPQAEIEWMKATYALPAPSSASVYVSSH
- a CDS encoding helix-turn-helix transcriptional regulator, whose product is MTSQCRVPTYVMQQRSEMMDFYIRDKKGRRAETSPHRHEYFQIQINLGGDTVQHIGNAVRPFPRNALAFILPHRVHVIPHPADSNFMVINFSQTFLLPHLQCDPMDLEEVSILLAPELSPFRFQEHLDFILGDEDFNEVCGLIEQMRGLDENRQFGTREVLKGLLLQLVGKVCVLYAEPLKRLAEENAAQASRRDALSRMFEYLRKNIADPDLNLIKVAAATYLSPTYLTHWLRKEIGKTFTELVLERRMHAARNYLLNGTRPVGEVARLCGFADEAYFSRRFRQIHGQPPGQFRRRQLDPDTPQSPVDT
- a CDS encoding MFS transporter, producing the protein MSNSHTSPTTAPPLIAGDRDAISSRRLPTRRRWFMLSLLLIATIINYIDRVNISIAAPFMAKDLGLDKIEMGLIFSAFAWTYALALVPAGFIADRFGSRFTYGVSLISWSTVTVFQGFATGFASLFGLRLAVGAMEAPAFPANSRAVTVWFPARERGMASSIYVCGQYLGTALFTGALLWLATTFDWRHVFYSTGALGIVFGVLWLYLYRDPLNCKKVSKEELKYIEAGGGLVKSSQERTRFNWRQIAELFSYRQVWAICIGKFASTSALYFFLTWFPTYLIEERHLTTIKAGIFAVMPFVGATVGILLAGIVSDLLIRRGYSMSFARKLPLVVGSMLGMSIVLVNFTDSNVICIAVLTIAFFAQGIASSSWAAVSEVAPKELIGLTGGITSLAANIGGIVTPIVIGAIVHATGSFAWAFWFIGAVALIGTLSYSLLLGRLYRIELKTR
- a CDS encoding fumarylacetoacetate hydrolase family protein, which translates into the protein MNMTEYVFTPDLPVTLPVVGSEQRFPVGRVFCVGRNYPWPDTLGQPRQPPVFFMKPASCVLDAVGEVTFPSLTEEFAHEIELVVAIGEGGAQIPESQALAYVWGYAAGLDLTRRDVQRLAKRDGLPWEGAKVFDGAAPMTAIVPVTRTGRLEGELWLSVNGEERQRDRLDSQIWSVSEVISRISQSVTLKAGDLIMTGSPAGVDVLQPGDVISAGIDGIGQLEMRVGPRS